One segment of Leuconostoc lactis DNA contains the following:
- the ylqF gene encoding ribosome biogenesis GTPase YlqF, translating to MAQIIQWFPGHMAKAFRLMRENLKLVDVVFELVDARIPESSRNPEVDKLIGSKPRLLIMTKADLADPDQTRAWKQHFEAQGHTVLVLDTRDPRTPQLVTKAARRAVEAKKAAQLARGIQDQPIRALIAGIPNVGKSTLLNHLVMKNVAPTADRPGVTKKVAWLKTPTKLELLDSPGVLWPKFEDQTVGLKLALTGAVKDTIFAKDDAVLFLLDFFRNYRPEAIISRYHLDANVFDEASVQILLDITQKLGFKDDYEKASERVLNDLRKGKLGPFTLDLLDV from the coding sequence ATGGCACAAATTATTCAATGGTTCCCTGGTCATATGGCCAAAGCCTTTCGCCTGATGCGCGAAAATTTAAAGTTAGTGGATGTGGTTTTTGAACTGGTGGATGCGCGCATTCCGGAAAGTTCTCGTAACCCAGAAGTTGATAAGTTAATTGGGTCAAAACCACGCCTACTGATCATGACGAAAGCTGATTTAGCGGATCCAGATCAAACGCGCGCTTGGAAGCAACACTTTGAAGCCCAAGGGCACACGGTGTTAGTTCTGGATACCCGTGACCCACGAACACCACAGTTGGTGACGAAAGCGGCGCGTCGTGCCGTGGAAGCTAAAAAGGCCGCGCAGCTGGCCCGTGGGATTCAAGATCAACCCATTCGGGCACTGATTGCAGGAATTCCTAACGTTGGGAAGTCCACATTATTGAACCATCTGGTGATGAAAAACGTTGCCCCAACGGCGGATCGACCTGGTGTGACCAAGAAGGTTGCGTGGCTTAAAACACCAACCAAGCTCGAATTACTTGATTCACCAGGTGTGTTGTGGCCAAAATTTGAAGACCAAACTGTTGGCTTGAAATTAGCCTTAACTGGCGCCGTCAAAGATACAATTTTTGCTAAAGATGATGCGGTCTTGTTCTTACTTGATTTCTTCCGCAATTACCGACCAGAGGCGATCATTTCACGCTACCATTTAGATGCGAACGTGTTTGACGAGGCCAGTGTGCAAATTTTGCTGGACATTACGCAAAAACTTGGCTTCAAGGATGATTATGAAAAGGCCAGTGAACGTGTCTTAAATGACTTGCGTAAAGGCAAACTTGGACCCTTTACTTTAGATCTTCTTGACGTGTAA
- a CDS encoding YozE family protein has translation MANSARSFYDWLMTNRNAVAADEIQQFANNAFLDLTFPKQSTDFDDISNYLEENASYLTEMSIFDQAWERYQAGR, from the coding sequence ATGGCAAATAGTGCACGGTCATTTTATGATTGGTTAATGACGAATCGTAACGCGGTGGCTGCAGACGAAATACAGCAGTTTGCCAATAATGCTTTTTTGGACTTAACTTTTCCAAAACAAAGCACCGATTTTGATGATATTTCAAATTATTTAGAAGAGAATGCGTCTTACTTGACCGAAATGTCAATCTTTGATCAAGCTTGGGAACGCTATCAAGCAGGACGATAA
- a CDS encoding YpmS family protein, whose translation MADNPLTRPKIAKRPPKIWFWAFWTLVLFLLLGIGTTYYLAAQKTPITDSPAKIAKSDATFDVTLNTKQVNALVDYYLKDTHTDNYTFRVGDTITLYGQTKMLGDTFRFGLAMTPEVTKNGNVILTAKTLRVGNLPLPIGVVMQYVKRSYHAPKFVTINPGKQQIFIDMSKLPVTNGLSFRAKIIDLKAGQFVFEGGLENGK comes from the coding sequence ATGGCTGACAACCCCTTAACACGACCGAAAATTGCAAAAAGACCACCAAAAATTTGGTTTTGGGCTTTTTGGACCTTAGTGCTCTTCTTACTCCTAGGTATCGGGACCACTTATTATTTGGCCGCTCAAAAGACGCCAATCACCGATTCACCGGCTAAAATTGCTAAAAGTGATGCCACTTTTGATGTGACCTTGAATACCAAACAAGTCAACGCCTTAGTTGATTATTATTTGAAGGACACCCATACGGATAATTATACTTTTCGGGTTGGCGACACGATTACCTTGTACGGTCAAACTAAAATGCTGGGCGATACCTTTCGTTTTGGCTTAGCCATGACACCAGAAGTGACCAAAAATGGGAATGTGATTTTAACGGCGAAAACGTTACGCGTTGGTAATTTACCCTTGCCAATCGGTGTTGTGATGCAATATGTGAAACGCAGTTATCACGCGCCAAAGTTTGTGACGATTAATCCTGGTAAACAACAAATTTTTATTGATATGTCAAAATTACCAGTAACAAATGGGCTATCATTTCGCGCTAAAATTATTGATTTAAAAGCGGGGCAGTTTGTCTTTGAAGGGGGACTCGAAAATGGCAAATAG
- a CDS encoding SGNH/GDSL hydrolase family protein: MRKYVTIGSIVLLLAGLGVGIWLTMQKPTLNTATPQQAAKMAKVNKVQLVALGDSLTEGVGDDGQQQGYTGRIAQQIQQKYDVDVTMANFGRSGDRSDQIQHRLATQPKMQSDIQHAQAIILTVGGNDLQQLLLKNQSAQSPEALTKAVKSGQSAYRQQLTTLFQTIRQYNPHAPIYIFGNYNPIFVHFPNRQDFNTDVALFNAINQEVAKANKNSHYVGIFDLTYGQYRTESARKKLIASAKVADQTTKNPDQFLKKLSDKPAFTNKWISTTDHYHPNKKGYDFMTTQLFQQMRRGQAAWLTTP, from the coding sequence ATGCGAAAGTATGTGACGATTGGCAGTATTGTGTTGTTACTGGCCGGTTTAGGCGTCGGTATTTGGCTGACCATGCAAAAACCAACACTGAATACAGCTACACCGCAACAAGCTGCCAAAATGGCCAAGGTGAACAAAGTGCAATTGGTCGCATTGGGTGATTCACTGACAGAAGGTGTTGGTGATGATGGTCAGCAACAAGGCTATACTGGCCGGATTGCGCAGCAGATTCAGCAAAAGTATGATGTTGACGTGACCATGGCCAATTTTGGGCGTTCAGGGGATCGTTCTGATCAAATCCAACACCGCTTAGCAACACAACCAAAAATGCAGTCAGACATCCAACACGCTCAAGCGATTATCTTGACGGTTGGTGGCAATGATTTGCAACAACTCCTCCTCAAAAACCAATCTGCACAATCCCCTGAAGCGTTGACAAAAGCCGTTAAATCCGGGCAGTCGGCATACCGGCAGCAGTTGACGACACTCTTTCAGACGATTCGACAATACAATCCGCATGCACCGATTTATATTTTTGGGAATTATAATCCGATTTTTGTTCATTTTCCGAATCGGCAAGATTTCAATACAGACGTTGCGCTGTTTAATGCGATTAACCAGGAAGTGGCCAAAGCGAACAAAAATAGTCATTATGTCGGCATATTTGATTTAACGTATGGGCAATATCGCACCGAAAGTGCGCGTAAAAAACTCATCGCATCGGCAAAGGTCGCCGATCAGACAACTAAAAATCCCGATCAGTTCCTAAAAAAATTATCTGATAAGCCAGCTTTCACTAATAAATGGATTAGTACGACTGATCATTATCACCCCAATAAAAAAGGGTATGACTTTATGACGACCCAATTATTTCAACAAATGAGACGAGGACAAGCTGCATGGCTGACAACCCCTTAA
- the pepT gene encoding peptidase T — protein MTSEKYPELVSRFLKYVAVDTQSDETATTVPSSPKEVAFLADLAAELQAIGLENVRTMADGYVFAELASNVDDDSVPTIGFIAHVDTADFNGANVRPQIIENYDGQATIPLGDSGYELNPDDFPSLKKYAGHTLITTDGTTLLGADDKAGVAEIITAAQYLIAHPEIKHGPLRFAFGPDEEIGIGADNFDTAAFGADFAYTVDGGPAGELEWETFSAAGATVTIQGRNVHPGTAKDTMINAIQVAFDFHAQLPEHDRPEHTAGREGFWHVMQVSGNPEAAELRYIVRDHDRATFEARKQRLLDIAEQFNQSFGETRVTVTIKDQYYNMGEILKDDMRSVDLAEKAMQELGITPLIEPVRGGTDGSKITFLGLPTPNLFAGGENMHGRFEYVSTTTMAQATDTILKIIALAQQ, from the coding sequence ATGACAAGCGAAAAATATCCTGAACTAGTATCACGTTTTTTGAAATATGTTGCGGTGGATACCCAATCAGATGAGACGGCAACAACAGTCCCATCTTCACCTAAAGAAGTGGCCTTTTTGGCTGATTTAGCAGCTGAATTACAAGCAATTGGTCTGGAAAATGTCCGGACCATGGCGGATGGGTACGTGTTTGCGGAACTGGCAAGTAACGTTGATGATGACAGTGTGCCAACGATTGGTTTTATTGCCCATGTTGATACGGCAGACTTTAACGGCGCCAATGTACGACCACAAATTATCGAAAATTATGATGGTCAAGCAACGATTCCATTGGGTGACAGTGGCTATGAACTTAACCCAGATGATTTCCCAAGCTTGAAAAAGTATGCGGGGCATACGTTGATCACAACAGATGGTACAACGCTGCTTGGCGCTGATGATAAAGCTGGGGTTGCTGAGATCATCACAGCGGCGCAATATTTGATTGCCCATCCTGAAATTAAGCACGGCCCATTGCGTTTTGCTTTTGGACCAGATGAAGAAATTGGCATTGGCGCGGATAATTTTGATACAGCAGCATTTGGGGCGGATTTTGCTTATACAGTTGACGGTGGCCCAGCTGGCGAATTAGAATGGGAAACTTTTTCAGCTGCTGGTGCAACAGTAACGATTCAAGGTCGTAATGTGCATCCAGGCACGGCAAAGGACACTATGATCAATGCGATTCAAGTAGCTTTTGATTTCCATGCGCAATTACCAGAACATGACCGACCAGAACATACTGCTGGCCGTGAAGGTTTCTGGCATGTGATGCAAGTTTCTGGGAATCCAGAAGCAGCGGAATTACGTTACATTGTTCGTGATCATGATCGTGCAACATTTGAAGCGCGTAAGCAACGCTTGTTAGACATTGCTGAACAATTCAACCAATCATTTGGGGAAACCCGCGTGACGGTCACGATTAAAGATCAATACTATAACATGGGTGAAATCTTAAAAGATGACATGCGTTCTGTTGACTTGGCAGAGAAGGCGATGCAAGAATTGGGCATTACGCCTTTGATTGAACCGGTACGTGGTGGCACAGATGGTTCAAAGATTACGTTCTTGGGCTTGCCAACACCGAACCTATTTGCCGGTGGCGAGAACATGCATGGCCGGTTTGAATATGTCTCAACCACAACCATGGCGCAAGCAACGGATACCATTTTGAAAATTATTGCCTTAGCTCAGCAATAA
- a CDS encoding Nif3-like dinuclear metal center hexameric protein has translation MITAQMLIDQIEQFAPKALAEAGDPTGLQIGDPNQPIHRVMTALDVRPEVVAEAIAQSVDFIWAHHEAMFFPAKNLDLSQPQNQMYADLIKHNIVVYASHTNLDSAAGGMNDWLADALALTAVEPLVPNADGRTGLGRIGVLATPISVADYAAQLRTRFGVQTLRVIANDLTKPIQKVAVLGGDGGRYWQQAQAAGADAFVTADVYYHVGHDILAAGFVVIDPDHHMEAIAATPMAAKVHEWFGDQLTAFPTTTNTDPYTYI, from the coding sequence ATGATTACAGCCCAAATGTTAATTGATCAAATTGAACAGTTTGCACCAAAGGCATTGGCCGAAGCAGGTGATCCCACCGGCTTGCAAATTGGTGATCCCAACCAACCGATTCACCGGGTGATGACGGCGCTTGATGTGCGGCCAGAAGTGGTAGCTGAAGCGATTGCGCAGTCGGTTGATTTTATCTGGGCGCATCATGAAGCGATGTTTTTCCCGGCTAAAAATCTAGATTTGAGTCAACCACAAAACCAAATGTATGCGGATTTGATAAAGCATAATATTGTGGTCTATGCCTCACACACCAACCTAGACAGTGCAGCGGGCGGTATGAATGATTGGTTGGCTGATGCGTTAGCCCTCACCGCGGTTGAACCCCTAGTGCCGAATGCCGATGGGCGTACGGGTCTTGGGCGCATCGGTGTGTTAGCCACGCCAATTTCGGTGGCTGATTATGCTGCCCAATTACGGACGCGCTTTGGCGTTCAAACCCTGCGGGTTATCGCCAATGACTTGACTAAACCAATTCAAAAGGTGGCCGTCTTGGGTGGTGATGGGGGGCGTTATTGGCAACAAGCCCAAGCAGCCGGCGCTGATGCCTTTGTGACCGCGGATGTTTATTATCATGTTGGGCATGATATTTTGGCGGCTGGTTTTGTGGTGATTGACCCTGATCATCATATGGAAGCCATTGCAGCCACGCCAATGGCAGCCAAAGTGCACGAGTGGTTTGGCGATCAGCTGACAGCATTTCCGACAACAACTAACACGGATCCATACACCTATATCTAA
- a CDS encoding tRNA (adenine(22)-N(1))-methyltransferase translates to MDSVNLSPRLAAVASFVPKGARLADIGSDHAYLPAHLLLKSHINFAVVGEVAKGPLENARQELKRQRLLAATALRLADGLAAVTDDDQVDTVTIAGMGGILIRDILAAAQQRGQNFTTLILQPNTDEQVVREWLVQHGYQITHERIVQEDKHFYEIIVAKPGNQTLSAQDLVFGPFLRDEQSPAFKAKWQKEADRITLIFERLTAAGKADTPAYQQWQARFQDIQEVLS, encoded by the coding sequence ATGGATAGTGTCAATTTATCGCCCCGTTTAGCCGCGGTGGCAAGTTTTGTACCAAAAGGTGCACGCCTGGCAGATATTGGATCTGATCATGCCTATTTGCCAGCGCATTTATTATTAAAATCACATATTAATTTTGCTGTTGTTGGTGAGGTGGCGAAAGGCCCTTTGGAAAATGCACGGCAAGAATTGAAAAGACAACGATTATTAGCTGCTACAGCGCTTCGTTTAGCGGATGGTTTAGCGGCTGTGACGGACGACGATCAGGTGGATACTGTGACGATTGCTGGTATGGGCGGGATTTTAATTCGCGACATTTTAGCAGCAGCTCAGCAACGGGGACAAAATTTTACAACATTGATTTTGCAACCTAATACGGATGAACAGGTTGTGCGCGAATGGTTAGTGCAGCATGGGTATCAGATTACGCATGAACGTATTGTGCAAGAAGACAAACATTTTTATGAAATTATTGTGGCTAAGCCAGGCAACCAAACATTATCAGCGCAAGATCTCGTGTTTGGACCGTTTTTACGCGATGAGCAATCACCTGCTTTTAAAGCGAAATGGCAAAAAGAAGCAGATCGGATTACTTTGATTTTTGAGCGTCTGACTGCGGCTGGCAAAGCTGATACCCCAGCTTATCAGCAATGGCAAGCCCGTTTTCAAGACATTCAAGAGGTGTTGTCATGA
- a CDS encoding iron-containing alcohol dehydrogenase translates to MNNFNFQNKTAIRFGKNVIDTELHDAVAQFGQRVLLVFGGGSIKQSGLYDRVRAALADLEVVELSGIEPNPKIDSVRAGQDLVKTHDIDVVLAVGGGSVIDAAKVIASSKFYDADPWDLVVDSSKRYEIAQLPVVDILTLSATGTEMNVGSVISNPETNQKLGTGGPNSPAVSFLDPTLTFSVSPWQTAAGAIDIFSHLTEQYFDQTPNDVTSGMMAGLYRAVIKNAPIALANPNDYDARAALMWASTMALNGLVDVGNTNGWTVHPIEHELSAYYDITHGVGLGIMTPRWMQRSLSAETQPRFAQFGREVWGLTGDDETVAQGAIQATFDWIKSLNVPTTLPGVGITDDTHFDAMANSAVTVGHLDQAAYVTLQPQDVVALFQAAMTDDGFVK, encoded by the coding sequence ATGAATAATTTTAACTTCCAGAACAAGACGGCGATCCGTTTTGGGAAAAATGTGATTGACACCGAATTACATGATGCAGTGGCCCAATTTGGTCAGCGCGTATTACTCGTATTTGGTGGTGGCTCAATTAAGCAATCTGGCTTGTATGACCGCGTACGGGCCGCTTTAGCGGATTTGGAAGTTGTCGAATTATCAGGCATTGAACCTAATCCAAAAATTGATTCTGTTCGTGCCGGGCAAGACTTGGTAAAAACACATGACATTGATGTGGTTTTGGCTGTCGGTGGTGGTTCGGTGATTGATGCGGCTAAAGTCATTGCGTCATCAAAGTTTTATGATGCTGATCCATGGGATTTGGTCGTTGATTCATCAAAGCGTTATGAAATTGCCCAATTACCCGTGGTAGATATTTTGACTTTGTCAGCTACAGGAACAGAAATGAACGTGGGGTCGGTTATTTCAAATCCCGAAACCAACCAAAAGTTAGGCACTGGTGGTCCTAACTCACCAGCCGTATCCTTCTTGGATCCGACGTTGACATTTTCTGTGTCACCATGGCAAACAGCCGCCGGGGCGATTGATATTTTCAGTCATTTAACGGAACAATATTTTGATCAAACACCAAACGATGTCACGTCAGGGATGATGGCAGGGTTGTATCGCGCTGTGATTAAAAATGCGCCCATCGCGTTGGCTAATCCTAATGATTATGACGCGCGGGCAGCTTTAATGTGGGCCTCAACAATGGCATTGAATGGCTTAGTTGACGTGGGTAACACGAATGGTTGGACTGTTCATCCTATTGAGCACGAATTATCAGCTTACTATGACATTACGCACGGTGTTGGCTTGGGCATTATGACACCACGTTGGATGCAACGGAGTTTGTCAGCAGAAACGCAACCACGTTTTGCCCAATTTGGTCGGGAAGTCTGGGGCTTAACCGGTGATGATGAAACGGTCGCTCAAGGTGCCATTCAAGCCACATTTGATTGGATTAAGTCATTGAATGTGCCAACAACTTTGCCAGGTGTCGGGATCACGGATGATACCCATTTTGACGCGATGGCCAATAGTGCTGTGACAGTTGGCCATCTTGATCAAGCGGCTTATGTCACGCTACAACCGCAAGATGTTGTGGCGTTATTCCAGGCAGCGATGACGGATGACGGCTTTGTCAAGTAA
- the menC gene encoding o-succinylbenzoate synthase, whose protein sequence is MYHVKKIATWPIQLTLNQPFTTAHGITTTRPLTLVQLTVYDDMTAQTATGYGEIQSFADYHYALETQKTSQDIVDTLIKPVIGTWQFTSPSDFAAQLARVTPFGSFAKAGVEMAVWDAVGKLTQQSLQQMLGGVKPEVPVGIALGMPVTDQAIRTAIQQGYRRIKLKIDGRQTDLPALMSVLARYPEQHFSLDANSSFNPETAAQLKALPANVLFVEQPFGEHDFTQHAALQCQMKQPLSLDESINNLADVATTIALHAASAVTIKQGKIGGITAAVTAIKLLHQAGFQPWIGGMLSSNLGRGVDLALASLPEVSIPGDISASARYFTSDITTTDLQVRRGLMTVPTAPGIGLTLKDSQIMV, encoded by the coding sequence ATGTATCACGTTAAAAAAATAGCCACTTGGCCAATTCAATTAACTTTAAACCAACCATTTACAACAGCGCACGGCATCACTACAACCCGACCGCTCACACTGGTGCAATTGACCGTTTATGATGATATGACAGCGCAAACGGCCACAGGGTATGGCGAAATACAATCGTTTGCAGATTATCATTATGCACTAGAAACGCAAAAGACCAGTCAAGATATTGTCGACACCTTAATCAAACCAGTGATTGGCACTTGGCAATTTACCTCACCGAGTGATTTTGCTGCGCAGCTGGCGCGGGTGACCCCCTTTGGGTCGTTTGCGAAAGCGGGCGTTGAAATGGCAGTTTGGGATGCAGTTGGTAAGCTCACTCAGCAGTCATTGCAGCAAATGTTGGGGGGCGTCAAACCAGAAGTTCCAGTAGGGATAGCACTTGGAATGCCAGTAACGGACCAAGCCATTCGTACAGCCATACAGCAAGGATACCGACGGATTAAATTAAAAATTGATGGCCGACAAACAGATCTGCCGGCGTTAATGAGCGTGTTAGCGCGTTATCCCGAGCAACATTTTTCGTTGGATGCCAACAGTAGTTTTAATCCCGAAACGGCTGCGCAATTAAAGGCACTTCCTGCCAATGTCTTGTTTGTGGAACAACCTTTTGGCGAACATGATTTTACCCAGCATGCTGCGCTGCAATGCCAAATGAAACAACCGCTGAGTTTGGATGAAAGTATTAATAACCTAGCTGACGTGGCAACCACCATTGCCTTACACGCTGCTTCAGCAGTCACGATTAAGCAAGGGAAAATTGGTGGCATTACGGCTGCTGTAACAGCGATTAAATTATTACACCAAGCAGGCTTTCAACCATGGATTGGTGGGATGTTAAGCAGTAATTTAGGGCGTGGGGTTGATTTAGCCCTAGCGAGTTTACCAGAAGTCAGCATCCCCGGGGATATTTCTGCTAGTGCACGATATTTCACTTCAGATATCACGACGACGGATTTGCAGGTGAGACGAGGTTTGATGACCGTGCCAACCGCACCGGGGATTGGCCTAACCCTAAAAGATAGCCAAATTATGGTATGA
- the menH gene encoding 2-succinyl-6-hydroxy-2,4-cyclohexadiene-1-carboxylate synthase: MTEQVINIAGYPYQVTYQENSSAQDKWLLLHGFMGSRHDFDELISALPGTVLAIDLLGFGANAPEVTRIERFTMANQIADLQAILVAYDWEKVHVFGYSMGGRLALGFVIAHPERLASLILESATAGLPDAADRAARRQADATKAAHIKQDFSSFVTAWEALPLFASQQQLPAQQQQQMRQQRLQQRPENVAQSLIGMGTGTQPNFWPKLAEVTVKTLLIVGEKDVKFNHLADKMLQQLPNAQKAVIADAGHNVHFEQPNQVIARLKAHVSR; this comes from the coding sequence ATGACTGAGCAAGTGATCAACATTGCTGGTTATCCGTATCAGGTGACCTATCAGGAAAATTCTTCAGCTCAGGATAAGTGGCTGCTATTACATGGTTTTATGGGCTCACGGCATGATTTTGATGAGTTAATCTCGGCATTACCCGGTACTGTGTTGGCAATTGATTTATTAGGTTTTGGCGCCAATGCACCTGAGGTGACGCGCATTGAACGCTTTACAATGGCGAACCAAATCGCTGATTTGCAAGCGATTTTGGTCGCTTATGATTGGGAAAAAGTGCATGTGTTCGGCTATTCAATGGGCGGCCGTTTGGCTTTGGGATTTGTGATTGCACACCCTGAACGGTTGGCGAGCTTAATCTTAGAAAGTGCGACCGCTGGGCTCCCAGATGCTGCCGATCGTGCGGCACGACGGCAAGCTGATGCGACAAAAGCGGCGCATATCAAACAAGATTTTTCGAGTTTTGTGACAGCCTGGGAAGCACTCCCATTATTTGCTTCGCAACAACAATTACCAGCCCAGCAACAACAGCAAATGCGACAACAACGTCTGCAACAACGGCCTGAAAATGTGGCGCAGTCACTGATTGGTATGGGTACCGGGACCCAACCGAACTTCTGGCCAAAATTGGCAGAGGTGACGGTCAAGACCTTACTGATCGTTGGCGAAAAAGATGTTAAATTTAACCATTTAGCTGATAAAATGTTACAACAATTGCCAAATGCACAAAAGGCGGTGATTGCTGATGCGGGCCATAACGTGCATTTTGAACAGCCAAACCAGGTGATTGCGAGGTTAAAAGCCCATGTATCACGTTAA